Below is a genomic region from Streptomyces ferrugineus.
ATTCGCACTGCCGAACGCACCACAGGCGCGCGGGCCGCCGATTCCGGTCGAGTTCACGCCGACTTCTGGCATGGCTCGTTGACGGGTCACGGGTGCCTCTCTAACTTCTCCCTGCGTCTTGCGTCCCGCCTGAACCTGTCATGCGCAGTCATACGCAGTCCTGAGCGGTCGTGAACGGGAGGAGTCGGCAGTGCGCCGATGTGTGTGGATCTCCGCGGTCGTCCTTGCCCTCTTCGCGGCCCTGGTGCCGAGCGTCTCCGCACAGGCGGCGGGCGAGCGCGGAGCCGTGCCGCTCCCGCTGGAGCGGCTCTTCGACAACATGGCCGTCAGTGACGACACCCGGCCCACCGCGGCCAACTTCGACGGGTCGGGCGCCTCCCTGTCGGCGCAGGACCTCGCGGCCGCCGGCTGGACGGCCGGCCGCGCGCTGACCGTGCAGGGCGCCAGGCTGACCTGGCCGAACCGACAGCCGGGCGAGCCGGACAACGTCCTCGCCGCCGGTCAGGACGTGCGGATGCGCGGCCACGGCGACGCGCTCGCCTTCCTGGTGGCGGGCACGGCCGGCGTCGACGTCGGCGGCGCCGGGACGGTGCTGTACGCCGACGGCGCCCGGTCCGCCTACCATCTGACCGCCTCCGACTGGCGCACCGGCCCGCTCGCCACCAAGGCGGTCGCCCTGCCGCACATCAACACCCCCGGCGGCCAACTCGCCGAGCGCGCACGGCTGTACGTCGTCACCGTCCCGCTCCTGCCGGGCCGCGAGGTCGCCGCCGTACGGCTGCCGCAGGCCACCGGGCTGCATGTGTTCGCGGTGGCGGTGCGCGCCCCGGCCCCGGGCTGGACGGGGAGTTGGGCGACGGCGACCGGCGGCTACCCGACCGTGGGGCCGTGGACCGACCGGACGCTGCGCCTGGTGGTGCACACCTCGGTGGGCGGGCCGCGGGTGCGGCTGCGGTTCGACAACACCTTCGCGGCGGGGCCGGTGCGGATCGGCGGCGCCACGGTGGCGGTGCAGCGGGCGGGCGCGGCGGCGAAGTCGACGCCGGCGCGGGTGTCGTTCCGGGGCGCGGCGGGCGTCGAGATCCCGGCGGGGGCGCAGGCGTACAGCGATCCGCTGGGCTTCGCCGTGCCGGCGGACGCCAATCTGCTGGTCAGCTTCCATCTGCCGGGGACCGTGCCGGCCGCGCCCGTGCACCGGCTCGCGCAGCAGCGGTCGTATGTGAGCGGGCCGGGCGACCACACCGCGGACGTGTCCGCGGCGGCGTACGGCACCGTTCTGACCAGTTGGCCGCTGCTGACCGGCGTCGACGTGGGCGGTGGACCGGGGTCCGTGGTGCTGCTGGGGGACTCGATCACCGATGGCGACAAGTCGACGGTGGACGCGAACCGGCGGTGGCCCGATGTGCTGGCCACACGGCTGCTGAAGCAGAGTGTGGTCCCGCGCTATGGGGTGCTCAACCAGGGGATTTCGGGCAACCGTGTGGTCTCCGACCGCTACCCCGGGGACGGGGTCTCCACGGACACGGCCGGGGTGAGTGCGCTGTACCGGTTCGACCGGGATGTCGTGGCCCAGACGTCGGTGCGTACCGCGGTGGTGTTCGAGGGCATCAACGATGTGCGCTGGGGCACGACCTCGGAGCAGGTGATCGCCGGGCTGCGCGCGATCGCCGACCGGGGGCATGCACGGGGGCTGCGGATGCTGGCGGCGACGATTCTGCCGTGCGAGGGGGAGGCGCGGTGCACGGCCGCCGTCGATGCGGAGCGCTCCGCGGTGAACGCGTGGATCCGCGGTGCCGGGGTGTTCGACGGCGTCCTCGACTTCGACACCGTCGTCCGGGACCCGGCACGCCCTTCCCGGATGCTCCCCGCGTACGACAGTGGAGACCATCTGCATCCTGGGGATGCGGGGCTCGCGGCGCTGGCCGAGTCGGTGGACCTGAGGGTGTTGGTTCCTTGACCGGCGTCGCGGTGGCCGTTTGGGCTGGATGTCGCCGACCGGCGCCTACACATCCAGGTCCACCACCACCGGCGCGTGGTCCGACGCGCCCTTGCCCTTGCGCTCCTCGCGGTCGACGTAGGAGTCGGTGACCGACTTGGCGAACGGCTCGTTGCCGTACACCAGGTCGATGCGCATGCCGCGGTTCTTGGGGAAGCAGAGCTGGCGGTAGTCCCAGTAGGTGTACGGGTGGTCGTACTTCAGGGGGCGCGGGACCACGTCGGTCAGGCCGGACTCGCGCAGGGAGGCCAGGGCGGCGCGCTCGGCCGGGGTGACATGGGTGGAGCCCTCGAAGACGGAGCGGTCGTAGACGTCGTCGTCCGTCGGCGCCACGTTGTAGTCGCCCATCACCGCGAACGGGCGGCTGCCGCCCGCGTCGCCGGCGACGGCGGCCTTGAGGGACTCGAACCACTGGAGCTTGTAGGCGTAGTGGGGGTGGTCCACCTCACGGCCGTTGGGCACGTACACCGACCAGACGCGGATCGGGCCGCAGGTCGCGGAGATGGCGCGGGGCTCCACGACGCCGTCGTAGCCGGGGTCGCCCGGCAGGCCCTTGACGACCTCCTTGAGGCCCACGCGGGAGAGCACCGCCACGCCGTTCCACCGGCCGGTGGCGTTGACCGCCGCCTCGTAGCCCAGGTCGCGCAGCGGGTCGAACGGGAACTGCTCCTCGGCGACCTTGGCTTCCTGGAGGCAGAGCACGTCGGTGTCGCTGCTCTCCAGCCAGGACAGGAGCCTGGGCAGGCGGGCGGTGATCGAGTTCACGTTCCAGGTGGCGATGCGCATGTCTCACAACCTACCGGGCGGGACTGACAACCCGGCCCCGCCCGGGGTGGCACCGGTCACAGCTCCGCCGAGTCCCCCGGCGTCAGGCGCAGATGGGTCGAGCCGCCCAGGCCGCCGATCTGGCGGTCGTAGATCGGGCGGGCCAGGTCGGTGAGCAGCGCGTCATGGATGTCGTAGGCGCGCTGCGGCTTGACCTCGCGGACGTAGTCGATGACCTCCGCGATCTTGTTCCAGGGCGCCATGACCGGGAGCATCAGCGTCTCGACGGGGTGGTCGGGCACGGTGAGGGCGTCGCCCGGGTGGAAGACGCGGCCGCCGTCGATGAGGTAGCCGACGTTGGTGATGCGCGGGATGTCCGGGTGGATGACGGCGTGCAGTTCGCCGTGGACCTGGATGTCGAAGCCGGCGGTGGTGAAGGTGTCGCCGTGGCCGACGGTGTGCACACGGCCCGGGAACGCCGCCGAGATCCGCTCCGCGACGGACTTCAGCGTCCAGATCCCGGCGGCGGGGTTGGCCTCCATGGCCGCCCGCAGCCGGGCCTCGTCGAAGTGGTCGGGGTGTTCGTGGGTGACGAGGATCGCGTCGGCGCCGACCGCGGCGTCCTCCTCGCTGAACCCACCGGGATCGACGACGAGCGTCTGTCCGTCCTTCTCGAGGCGGACGCAGGCGTGCGACTTCTTCGTGAGCTTCATGGGTCCATCCTGGCGCGCCCCCGTTCGGGATGCTCACTCCGTGCCCCCTGCGTGCTCACTCCTGCGGGGTGGTCTCCTCCCTTATGACCTGCTGGGCGACCTTGAACGCGCTGTTGGCCGCCGGCACGCCGCAGTACACCGCCGCCTGCAGCAGCACTTCCTTGATCTCGTCCGGGGTGAGGCCGTTGCGCAGGGCGGCGCGGGTGTGGAAGGCGAGTTCGTCCAGGTGGCCGCCCGCGACCAGGGCGGTGAGGGTGACACAGCTCCGGGAGCGCCGGTCGAGACCTGGTCTGTCCCAGATCTCACCCCATGCGTACCGGGTGATGAACTCCTGGAAGTCCCCCGAGAACTCGTCCGCCTGCGCCAGCGCCCGGTCGACGTGCGCGTCGCCGAGCACCTCGCGACGGACCTTGATCCCGGCGTCGTAGGGGTCCGGCCGGCCCGTCGGCTGCGGCGGTACGACGGCCGGGGCGATCTCGGCGACGGGGGCGGGCTGCGGCTGTACGGGGGCCAGGACCGGCTTGGCGGGGGCGGCGACGATGGCCATCTGGCCGGTGCCGGTGTCGTAGGCGGGCTGCCAGGCGGTGGAGAAGTGCCGGACCAGCAGGTCGGTGACGGCGGCGGGCTGCTCGACCGGGACGAGGTGGGAGGCGCCGGGCACGACGGCGAGGCGGGCGTCCGGTATGCCGGCGACCAGGGTGCGGGCCTCGGCCGGGCCGGTGACCTGGTCGTCCGACCCGACGAGGACGAGCGTGGGCACGGTGACGCCGCCGAGTCGGTCCCGTACGTCGAAGGAGGCGAGCGCCTCGCAGGCGGAGATGTAGCAGCCCGGGTCGGTGGTGCGCACCATCTGCACCGCCCACTCGGTGATCGCGGGCTGGGCGGCGGCGAAACCGGAGGTGAACCAACGGTCCGGTGAGGTACGGGCGATGGGGTCGAGTCCGTTCGTGCGCACGATCACGCCCCGCTGCCGGAACTCGTCGGCCGTGCCGAAGCGCGGCGAGGCGGCGATCAGCGCGAGCGAGGCGAGGCGCCCGGGGTGGCGCAGGGCGAGCTCGAGGCCCAGGGCGCCGCCGAGCGCACAGCCCGCGTAGCCGAAGCGCTGCACGCCGAGGCCGTCGAGGGTGGCGAGCAGCCGTTCGGCGAGGTCGGTGACGGAGCCCGCCGGGTACGCGGGCGCGCCGCCGTGTCCGGGCAGGTCGAACCGGAAGACGCGCCAGTGCTGGGTCAGCTCGGGGACCTGCCGGTCCCACATGTGCCATGTGGTACCCAGTGAGGGACCCAAGATCAGGACGGGAGCCTCTTCTGGCCCGTCAAAGCGGTATTGCAGGGTGTTCGACGGTGTCTCACTCACGCCTCAGACCCTCTCACGTCTCACAAAATCTCACAGAGCCCGGGGAACCCGGCGGCTCTTGCCCCTCTCGGCGCGGCACTGCCGGAACCCTCGGGGATCCAGATACGAGTTCTCCAGCGTGTATGCGTGGCCGTGGGGACGGTGCGTCCTCATGGCTCGCGCGCTCTCCCAGTCCCTGCGCCGCAGCACTTCCTTCTTCGGCACTGCTTCCAGGTGGTCCGGGTTGCAGCAAAGCGTAAATTGCCGCCCCCAAGGATCGGCACGACGCACCTGGAAGCCCTCCGGAATCTCACCGACCAACAACCTGAACACCACACGGTGGACAAGCTGTGTCTTTCCCTCGTAGGAGACCTGGATGCAGCTACCGGTCCACAGCCAGCAGCCGGTCTCCGGGTCCACCTCGATCTTGGCTGCCATGGGGCTGGGCAGGTCGCTCGGTCGGTAGGCCGCCCGGCTCACGCTTGCCCCTCCGTCGCAGCAGCGTGCAGGCCATCCCACGTTGTGGCGGCTTCGCGAAGGTCTTCGACATCCGGCTTCACATACCACTTCTTGGTGGTCTTCACATTCGTGTGTCCGGCCCACCGCGCAAGGATGTGATCTGGCACGCCGTTGTTGGCCAGAAACGTGAAGCACGACGAACGAGCGTCGTAGAGACGGACTCGGCGGAGACCGAGGATCTCCATGAGCCGATACGCGCGTCGACGGAGCTGCTTGATCGTGAAGGCTGCTCCGGTCTCGTGCACCAAGACGTACCCGGACTCTGCGTACGCCTCACCCAGGGCCAGCTTCTCCTTGGCCTGGAGGGCCTTGAACGACTTGAGAGCAGCCAGCACCGGAGCCGGCAACGGAAGGTCCCGTTCACCGGCCACGGACTTGGTGTCCTTCTCCACCACGTACCGATTGCCCATCATCGTCCGTGTGTTGGCTATGGTGATCGTGGCGTTGTCCAGGTCGACGTCTTCCCACCGGAGTCCGCAGACTTCAGCCGGACGTAGACCCATGAGGGACAGCAGGAGTGGAGCGTAGAGCCGTTCTTCGCTGACGCCACGGACGAACGTCCGAACCTCCAGGACGCTCCAGGGCTTCACCTCCTGCTTGTTCTTCCTCTCTTCCTTGCGTGCTCTGCGCGGAATGGTCACGTGCTGGGCGACGTTTATGGGCACCAGCCGACGCGTCACGGCTCGGTTCAAAGCGTCCTTCAGCCGAGCAAGGCTCATGTCCACGCTGGTCACTCCGAGTGGGGTGCCGGCCTCTCCACCGCGTACGCGCCCGTGCTTCAGAGCCAGTGCATCCACCCTTCTCGGCGGTGCGAGCGTCCCTTCCTGGTGACGGTTGGTGATGCGGGCATACTCGGCCTTCGCTTCCTTCAACGTGCCGAATGTACGAGTTAGCTGCTTGCGCTTCCCGGTGGTGGGGTCGATGCCTATATCGACTACGAACCGGTACCGGATCTGCCCCTTCGTGTTCGGCGGCAACTTCTTGATCGGGTCGGACAGGGTTACTCACTCTCCTTGAGGCCGCGAAAATTCCACATTGACGGAGGGCCGCAATGCTTCCGGGAAGGACGCCGCGGACGTCAAGGCACCAGCAGACGGTGCCGTTCTCTACGGGTTGCGGCGCCTCATTACTGCATCCGCTACTGCTCCACCGCCAAGCGCAGCCGCATGCGAACGCCCTCAATGGTCGTCAGGATCGCCGGGGTCACGTCCGCTGGAGTGGTGTATTGACGGCCACTCGGTGATCTCGTTTTGAAGCTATGCGGTGAGTTCGGTCGGGAGGACGGTCTCGTCGGTTTCTGACTCGATCGGGTGGAGGCGGGCCTTGGCCAGCAGGTCAAGTCCCATGTAGCGGCGGGCTTCGGTCCACTCGTCGTTCTGCTCGGCCAGCACGGCGCCGACCAGGCGGATGACGGCGCTGCGGTCAGGGAAGATGCCGACCACGTCGGTGCGGCGGCGGATCTCCTTGTTCAGCCGTTCCTGCGGGTTGTTCGACCAGATCTGCCGCCAGATCTCCCGCGGGAACGCGGTGAAGGCCAGCAGGTCGTGCTGGGCGGTGTCCAAGTGGGCTGCGGCCTTGGGGAACTTGGCCTCCAGCGCATCCAGGACGTGCTGCATCTGGGCCTTCACGGCGTCGGTGTCGGGTTGTTCGAAGACGGTCCGCAGCAGCGTGGCCACCCAGGGCTGGGCCGATTTCGGGACCTGGCTGAGCAGGTTGCGGGCGTAATGCGTGCGGCATCGCTGCCACGATGAGCCGGGCAGGACCGCGCCGATGGCGTCGACCAGGCCGGCGTGGGCGTCGGAGATGACCAGCTGGACGCCGGACAGGCCGCGAGCGATCAGCGAGCGCAGGAAGGCCAGCCAGCCGGCGCCGTCCTCGGCGGTGGCGACATCGATGCCGAGGATCTCGCGGTGACCGTCCGCGTTGACGCCGACAGCGATCAGGGCGTGGACGCTGATGATCCGGCCGCCCTCACGGACCTTCTGGGTCAGCGCATCGACCCAGACGAACGCGTAAGGGCCCTGGTCCAGGGGCCGGTTGCGGAAGGCGGCGACCTGCTCGTCGAGGTGCCGGGCCATCGCTGAGACCTGCGACTTGGACAGCTGGGTGACGCCGAGCGACTCGGCGAGCTTCTCGACACGGCGGGTGGACACCCCCAGCAGGTAGGCGGTGGCGACCACCGAGATGAGGGCCTGTTCGGCCCGGCGACGTCGTTCGAGAAGCCAGTGCGGGAAGTAACTCCCGCTCCTGAGCTTGGGGATGGCGAGTTCGACGGTGCCGGCCCTCGTGTCCCACTCACGCGAGCGATATCCGTTGCGGTGATTGACTCTCTCGTCGCTGACCTGCCCGTATTCGGCATTGCAGAGCGCGTCTGCCTCCGCGGACATGAGCGCGTCGGCGAATGTCTTGATCATCGCGCGCAGCAGATCGGGACTCGCCGCGGCGAGGTTGTCCTCGGCAAGGGCGTGCAGGGGCAGACTGTCAGGTGCGGTCATCGTGCTGATCTCCTTCGGGCTTCGACACCTCGAAGATCAGCCGGTGGCCGTTCATCTATGCGGGCATCATCCCGACGCCGGAGCAAACCCCCGGATCAGGTCGAACCCGTACACCATCTCCATGGACGCAACCGACGCATGCACAGCACCTACCAACGCACCCTGCAGGAACGGCCGTTGGGTCCCCGCCGGGTCATCGTCCGGCTGCGGGTACGGCGGTTCTTCTGCGACCGCAGGAGCTGTTCTCGAAAGACGTTTGTCGAGCAGGTCGGCGGGCTGACCGAGCGGCACCGCCGCTCGAGCGTCGGGCTGACGGGCTGGCTGCGGTCGATCGCGGTGGAACTCGGCGGCCGTCCGGCCGCGCGACTGTGCCGCCGCCTGCGGCTGGCCGCGGGCCGGACCCGGCTGCTCAGGTTACTGAAGGCGCCGGCGGTGCCAGACCGTGCTCCGCGGGTGCTGGGGGTGGACGAGTTCGCGTTCCGTAAGGGCTGCACCTATGGCACCGTGCTGGTCGACGCCGAGGCCGGCCGGGTCGTGGACGTGCTGCCCGACCGCTCCTCGGAGACGTTCGCGGCCTGGCTACAGGACCATCCCGGCGCGGAGATCATCTGCCGTGACCGGGCCACCGCCTACACCAAGGCGATCAAGGAGGCCGCCCCTGGCGCCCTGGAAGTCGCTGATCGCTGGCATTTGCTGCAGAACCTGTCCGCCGCGGTGGAGAAGACCTGTCACCAGCACCGCGACTGCCTGCGCAAACACCCCGGACAAGAGCCGGAGCTGACGGTGCCGGAACCGGTCTCGATGAAACTGCCGGTGCCGGAACTGCCCCGCACCCAGATCATCGAGCGGACCCGTCACCGCTATGAGGACGTCCACCGCTTGGTGGACGAGGGCTGGACGATCAGCGCGATCGCCCGGCGGCTGAACCTGGACCGCAAGACCGTACGCCGCTTCCGCGACACCGACCTCGACCAACTGCTCGTCTCCGCCCGCGATCGCCGCCCCAACGGGGTGCTGGAGCCGTTCAAGGCATACCTCAACGCTCGCTTCATCAAGACCCAGGGCCAGGTCAGCGGGACCCGCCTGTTCCACGAGATCCACGAACGCGGCTACCGGGGCAGCCGCCAGGTCGTTCGCAAGCACCTCGCCGCCCTGCGGGCGGGCACAGCCGAACCGGTCCGGGCCGACATACCCAGCCCTCGCAAGATCACCTCCTGGATCATGCGCCCACGCGAGACTCTGACCGAGAGCCAGGACCAGCGGCTCCTTCAGGTCCGGCTCGCCTGCTCGGACATCAGCCGGGCCTGCGACCTTGCCCGCGCCTTCGCCGACCTGGTACGTCACCGGCGTGGATACCTGCTGCTGGAGTGGATCCGCCAGGCCGAGCAGGACGCGCCGAAGCCGATGCAGGGCTTCGCCGGGTTCCTCCGTCAGGACCTCGACGCCGTCATCGCCGGGCTCACCCCGCCGTGGAGTTCTGGCGTGGTCAAAGGGCACGTGAACCGGGTCAAAACGCTCAAGAGAGCGATGTATGGCCGGGCCTCGTTCGAACTCCTCCGGACCCGCATCCTCACCCAGCCATGAGCATCACGGAGCCGCGGGGGGACTCTCTCAGCGGTTTGTGCCAAGGAACAGGGCGGCCAGACGGGGAAGCCGACGGCTCATCTCCTTGTCGTCGTCGAAGTCGAAATCCTCGCCCATATCAACCGCGTCGCCGCTCTCTGCATCAGCCCCTCGGAAGATCTGCCAGGCTTCGTAGAAGGCATCCGCATCACCCGTGATCCGTTCGAACGCCCCGCTGGCTGCATAGTTCACGTCCTCGTAGAACAGCACCTCGGAACGGTCCCGGACGTTGGCCGCCTGGATCACATCAGGGTGCGCAGCGAGGTTGTCGGGGCCAGTGGCCACGCGCTGATACCACTCACGGCCCAAAGCGATCACACCAGCGCGGAAGTCGATGAAACTGTCGTCGGA
It encodes:
- a CDS encoding SGNH/GDSL hydrolase family protein; this translates as MRRCVWISAVVLALFAALVPSVSAQAAGERGAVPLPLERLFDNMAVSDDTRPTAANFDGSGASLSAQDLAAAGWTAGRALTVQGARLTWPNRQPGEPDNVLAAGQDVRMRGHGDALAFLVAGTAGVDVGGAGTVLYADGARSAYHLTASDWRTGPLATKAVALPHINTPGGQLAERARLYVVTVPLLPGREVAAVRLPQATGLHVFAVAVRAPAPGWTGSWATATGGYPTVGPWTDRTLRLVVHTSVGGPRVRLRFDNTFAAGPVRIGGATVAVQRAGAAAKSTPARVSFRGAAGVEIPAGAQAYSDPLGFAVPADANLLVSFHLPGTVPAAPVHRLAQQRSYVSGPGDHTADVSAAAYGTVLTSWPLLTGVDVGGGPGSVVLLGDSITDGDKSTVDANRRWPDVLATRLLKQSVVPRYGVLNQGISGNRVVSDRYPGDGVSTDTAGVSALYRFDRDVVAQTSVRTAVVFEGINDVRWGTTSEQVIAGLRAIADRGHARGLRMLAATILPCEGEARCTAAVDAERSAVNAWIRGAGVFDGVLDFDTVVRDPARPSRMLPAYDSGDHLHPGDAGLAALAESVDLRVLVP
- a CDS encoding exodeoxyribonuclease III, whose translation is MRIATWNVNSITARLPRLLSWLESSDTDVLCLQEAKVAEEQFPFDPLRDLGYEAAVNATGRWNGVAVLSRVGLKEVVKGLPGDPGYDGVVEPRAISATCGPIRVWSVYVPNGREVDHPHYAYKLQWFESLKAAVAGDAGGSRPFAVMGDYNVAPTDDDVYDRSVFEGSTHVTPAERAALASLRESGLTDVVPRPLKYDHPYTYWDYRQLCFPKNRGMRIDLVYGNEPFAKSVTDSYVDREERKGKGASDHAPVVVDLDV
- a CDS encoding MBL fold metallo-hydrolase produces the protein MKLTKKSHACVRLEKDGQTLVVDPGGFSEEDAAVGADAILVTHEHPDHFDEARLRAAMEANPAAGIWTLKSVAERISAAFPGRVHTVGHGDTFTTAGFDIQVHGELHAVIHPDIPRITNVGYLIDGGRVFHPGDALTVPDHPVETLMLPVMAPWNKIAEVIDYVREVKPQRAYDIHDALLTDLARPIYDRQIGGLGGSTHLRLTPGDSAEL
- the pcaDC gene encoding bifunctional 3-oxoadipate enol-lactonase/4-carboxymuconolactone decarboxylase PcaDC; translation: MSETPSNTLQYRFDGPEEAPVLILGPSLGTTWHMWDRQVPELTQHWRVFRFDLPGHGGAPAYPAGSVTDLAERLLATLDGLGVQRFGYAGCALGGALGLELALRHPGRLASLALIAASPRFGTADEFRQRGVIVRTNGLDPIARTSPDRWFTSGFAAAQPAITEWAVQMVRTTDPGCYISACEALASFDVRDRLGGVTVPTLVLVGSDDQVTGPAEARTLVAGIPDARLAVVPGASHLVPVEQPAAVTDLLVRHFSTAWQPAYDTGTGQMAIVAAPAKPVLAPVQPQPAPVAEIAPAVVPPQPTGRPDPYDAGIKVRREVLGDAHVDRALAQADEFSGDFQEFITRYAWGEIWDRPGLDRRSRSCVTLTALVAGGHLDELAFHTRAALRNGLTPDEIKEVLLQAAVYCGVPAANSAFKVAQQVIREETTPQE
- a CDS encoding HNH endonuclease family protein, with the protein product MAAKIEVDPETGCWLWTGSCIQVSYEGKTQLVHRVVFRLLVGEIPEGFQVRRADPWGRQFTLCCNPDHLEAVPKKEVLRRRDWESARAMRTHRPHGHAYTLENSYLDPRGFRQCRAERGKSRRVPRAL
- a CDS encoding site-specific integrase, whose translation is MPPNTKGQIRYRFVVDIGIDPTTGKRKQLTRTFGTLKEAKAEYARITNRHQEGTLAPPRRVDALALKHGRVRGGEAGTPLGVTSVDMSLARLKDALNRAVTRRLVPINVAQHVTIPRRARKEERKNKQEVKPWSVLEVRTFVRGVSEERLYAPLLLSLMGLRPAEVCGLRWEDVDLDNATITIANTRTMMGNRYVVEKDTKSVAGERDLPLPAPVLAALKSFKALQAKEKLALGEAYAESGYVLVHETGAAFTIKQLRRRAYRLMEILGLRRVRLYDARSSCFTFLANNGVPDHILARWAGHTNVKTTKKWYVKPDVEDLREAATTWDGLHAAATEGQA
- a CDS encoding IS256 family transposase; the protein is MTAPDSLPLHALAEDNLAAASPDLLRAMIKTFADALMSAEADALCNAEYGQVSDERVNHRNGYRSREWDTRAGTVELAIPKLRSGSYFPHWLLERRRRAEQALISVVATAYLLGVSTRRVEKLAESLGVTQLSKSQVSAMARHLDEQVAAFRNRPLDQGPYAFVWVDALTQKVREGGRIISVHALIAVGVNADGHREILGIDVATAEDGAGWLAFLRSLIARGLSGVQLVISDAHAGLVDAIGAVLPGSSWQRCRTHYARNLLSQVPKSAQPWVATLLRTVFEQPDTDAVKAQMQHVLDALEAKFPKAAAHLDTAQHDLLAFTAFPREIWRQIWSNNPQERLNKEIRRRTDVVGIFPDRSAVIRLVGAVLAEQNDEWTEARRYMGLDLLAKARLHPIESETDETVLPTELTA
- a CDS encoding ISL3 family transposase, translating into MHSTYQRTLQERPLGPRRVIVRLRVRRFFCDRRSCSRKTFVEQVGGLTERHRRSSVGLTGWLRSIAVELGGRPAARLCRRLRLAAGRTRLLRLLKAPAVPDRAPRVLGVDEFAFRKGCTYGTVLVDAEAGRVVDVLPDRSSETFAAWLQDHPGAEIICRDRATAYTKAIKEAAPGALEVADRWHLLQNLSAAVEKTCHQHRDCLRKHPGQEPELTVPEPVSMKLPVPELPRTQIIERTRHRYEDVHRLVDEGWTISAIARRLNLDRKTVRRFRDTDLDQLLVSARDRRPNGVLEPFKAYLNARFIKTQGQVSGTRLFHEIHERGYRGSRQVVRKHLAALRAGTAEPVRADIPSPRKITSWIMRPRETLTESQDQRLLQVRLACSDISRACDLARAFADLVRHRRGYLLLEWIRQAEQDAPKPMQGFAGFLRQDLDAVIAGLTPPWSSGVVKGHVNRVKTLKRAMYGRASFELLRTRILTQP
- a CDS encoding DUF4240 domain-containing protein, with product MDIDTFWDVIEAARAGAAEAGELLDEVLVRQLADRPRQEILEYAERFDELHDALYRWDVWAAAYLIGGGCSDDSFIDFRAGVIALGREWYQRVATGPDNLAAHPDVIQAANVRDRSEVLFYEDVNYAASGAFERITGDADAFYEAWQIFRGADAESGDAVDMGEDFDFDDDKEMSRRLPRLAALFLGTNR